A portion of the Sphaerochaeta pleomorpha str. Grapes genome contains these proteins:
- a CDS encoding head fiber protein, translated as MSYNTKNYREQGGEKTVIGGEVILAANAKVTIDPAAIIDGLPGGNFTPAASQVDSTATTIEELVMDFNALLAKLRSAGLMAS; from the coding sequence ATGTCATATAACACCAAGAACTACCGCGAGCAAGGCGGTGAGAAAACTGTCATCGGCGGCGAGGTCATCCTCGCAGCGAATGCGAAGGTAACCATCGATCCTGCGGCGATCATCGATGGGCTGCCCGGTGGAAACTTCACTCCTGCTGCCAGCCAAGTCGATAGCACAGCGACCACCATCGAAGAGCTCGTGATGGATTTCAATGCACTGCTGGCAAAGCTAAGGAGTGCGGGCCTGATGGCCAGCTGA
- a CDS encoding phage major capsid protein, with product MGKINDMRAQRAKTWEQAKAFLDSRRNDKGILSAEDRTTYERMEEEIVDLGHEIERQERIEAFERELNAHVGSPITSRPDGAQKAEKKAGRASDEYRKAFWNHLRRRENAPELRNALQVGTDTEGGYLVPDEFEHTLVTALEEENLFRSIARIIQTASGDRKIPISASKGEAAWIDEEGTYPESDDSFGQVTISAYKLGTIIKVSEELINDSVFDIESYIATEFARRIGAKEEAAFFTGDGSGKPLGILAATGGAQIGVNAASATALNADEVIDLYYALRSPYRKNAVWVTNDATVKALRKLKDGNGQYIWQPSLTAGTPDTILSCPVKTSAYMPEIASGAKTLAFGDFSYYWIADRQGRTFKRLGELFAPTGQVGFLGSQRVDGRLILGEAVKVLQQKA from the coding sequence ATGGGAAAGATCAACGACATGCGTGCACAGCGCGCGAAGACCTGGGAACAGGCAAAGGCATTCCTCGACTCCAGGCGCAACGACAAGGGCATCCTGAGCGCCGAGGATAGGACCACCTACGAACGTATGGAAGAGGAGATCGTGGATTTGGGCCACGAGATCGAACGACAGGAGCGCATCGAGGCGTTCGAGCGTGAGCTGAACGCGCACGTGGGCTCTCCGATCACTAGCCGCCCCGATGGAGCGCAGAAGGCTGAGAAGAAAGCAGGACGAGCTTCGGACGAGTATCGAAAGGCATTCTGGAACCACCTCAGACGCCGCGAGAACGCACCAGAACTGCGTAACGCATTGCAGGTTGGCACCGACACCGAAGGCGGCTACCTGGTGCCCGACGAATTCGAACACACCCTCGTGACAGCGTTGGAGGAGGAGAACCTGTTCCGCTCAATTGCCAGGATCATCCAGACTGCCAGCGGCGATCGCAAGATTCCCATTTCCGCATCCAAGGGCGAGGCGGCATGGATCGATGAGGAGGGAACGTATCCTGAGAGCGATGACAGCTTCGGGCAGGTGACCATCAGCGCCTACAAGCTGGGTACGATCATCAAGGTGAGCGAGGAGCTCATCAACGACAGCGTGTTCGACATCGAGTCTTACATCGCCACCGAGTTCGCCCGCCGCATCGGGGCCAAGGAAGAGGCAGCGTTCTTCACCGGGGACGGATCGGGCAAGCCGCTGGGTATCCTCGCGGCCACAGGGGGTGCACAGATCGGCGTCAACGCGGCTTCCGCAACCGCCCTGAATGCCGACGAAGTCATCGACCTGTATTATGCGCTTCGTAGTCCGTACCGCAAGAACGCGGTGTGGGTGACCAATGATGCCACCGTCAAGGCACTTCGCAAGCTCAAGGACGGCAACGGACAGTACATCTGGCAGCCTTCGCTGACTGCAGGCACTCCCGACACTATCCTCAGCTGTCCGGTGAAGACTTCGGCCTACATGCCCGAAATCGCAAGCGGGGCCAAGACGCTGGCCTTCGGGGACTTCTCGTACTACTGGATCGCCGACCGCCAGGGACGTACCTTCAAGCGCCTGGGCGAACTGTTCGCACCGACCGGACAGGTTGGCTTCCTCGGATCCCAGCGTGTGGATGGGCGACTGATACTCGGCGAGGCCGTCAAGGTCCTGCAGCAGAAAGCCTAA
- a CDS encoding head maturation protease, ClpP-related, with translation MKNKKFWQWKNQSEDEGRARILELSGTIAEESWFDDDVTPEQFKDELFAYNGEVTIWINSPGGDCIAASRIYAMLMDYPGAITVKIDGIAASAASVIAMAGTRVLMAPTALMMIHNPMTLAYGNHQDMQKAIGMLDEVKESIVNAYEIKTTLTRAKISHLMDNETWMNAKKAIELGFADAILEDAKKASNEASYAFSMRTSQLSLMNKITETYAIAEDQEPPEEGTAGLNELEKRLNLIKPQ, from the coding sequence ATGAAGAACAAGAAGTTCTGGCAATGGAAAAACCAGAGCGAAGACGAAGGCAGAGCGAGAATCCTTGAGCTTTCGGGCACGATCGCCGAGGAGAGCTGGTTCGATGATGATGTCACCCCCGAGCAGTTCAAGGATGAGCTGTTCGCCTACAACGGCGAGGTGACCATCTGGATCAACAGCCCCGGTGGGGATTGCATCGCAGCGAGTCGCATCTACGCGATGCTCATGGATTATCCGGGAGCAATCACGGTGAAGATCGACGGGATCGCAGCGAGCGCAGCTTCGGTCATCGCGATGGCGGGCACGAGGGTGCTCATGGCGCCCACTGCCTTGATGATGATCCACAATCCCATGACGCTCGCCTATGGCAACCATCAGGACATGCAAAAGGCCATCGGCATGCTGGATGAGGTGAAGGAAAGCATCGTCAACGCCTACGAGATCAAGACGACCCTCACCCGGGCGAAGATCAGCCACCTGATGGACAACGAGACGTGGATGAACGCGAAGAAGGCCATCGAGCTGGGCTTCGCCGATGCGATCCTCGAGGACGCGAAGAAAGCGTCCAATGAGGCCTCGTATGCGTTCTCGATGCGCACCTCGCAGCTCTCACTGATGAACAAGATCACCGAAACATATGCAATCGCAGAAGACCAGGAGCCACCTGAGGAAGGCACAGCCGGGCTTAACGAGCTCGAGAAACGACTGAATCTCATCAAACCCCAATAG
- a CDS encoding phage portal protein, producing MGLLSKLVTRTRDKPQNRTSGSSYSFLFGGSTSGKAVNERSSMQMTAVYACVRILAEAIAGLPLHLYRHDDDSSKHKAKDHPLYTLLHSEPNAEMTSFVFRETLMTHLLLWGNAYAQIIRNGKGQVAALYPLMPNRMQVDRDKHGKLYYQYTTSAEDAPTMQGNSVVLDASEVLHIPGLGFDGLVGYSPIAMAKNAIGMAIACEEYGAKFFANGAAPSGVLEHPGTVKDPSRLRDTWQGQFGGSSNSHKVAVLEEGMKYTPISISPEQAQFLQTRKFQINEIARIFRVPPHMVGDLEKSSFSNIEQQSLEFVKYTLDPWVIRWEQALSRALLASDEKQTHFFRFNVEGLLRGDYQSRMGGYATARQNGWMSANDIRTLEDMDQIADEDGGNLYLINGNMLPLSRAGAFADKVTNTSQEESNEEQEVLAMEKPERRRRQSENP from the coding sequence ATGGGACTCTTATCCAAGCTTGTCACCAGAACGCGTGACAAACCGCAAAACAGGACCAGCGGGTCCTCATACAGTTTTCTCTTCGGAGGATCGACATCCGGCAAGGCGGTGAACGAACGATCGTCGATGCAGATGACCGCAGTCTATGCATGCGTGCGAATCCTCGCCGAGGCGATCGCAGGACTGCCGCTACACCTCTACCGTCACGACGATGACTCGAGCAAACACAAGGCCAAGGATCATCCGCTGTACACCCTGCTGCACAGCGAGCCCAATGCGGAAATGACCAGCTTCGTGTTCCGCGAGACGCTGATGACCCACCTGCTGCTCTGGGGCAATGCGTATGCGCAGATCATCCGAAACGGCAAGGGCCAGGTTGCCGCGCTCTATCCGCTGATGCCCAACCGCATGCAGGTCGACCGCGACAAGCATGGCAAGCTCTACTACCAATACACCACCAGCGCCGAGGACGCTCCCACCATGCAGGGAAACTCGGTGGTTCTGGACGCCTCAGAGGTGCTGCACATACCGGGCCTGGGCTTTGACGGGTTGGTGGGCTACTCGCCGATTGCTATGGCAAAGAATGCCATCGGTATGGCGATCGCCTGCGAGGAGTATGGGGCGAAGTTCTTCGCCAACGGCGCGGCTCCCAGCGGTGTGCTGGAGCACCCGGGAACGGTGAAGGACCCTTCCCGCCTGCGCGATACGTGGCAAGGCCAATTCGGCGGCTCATCCAATTCGCACAAGGTCGCGGTACTCGAAGAGGGAATGAAATACACCCCCATCTCGATCTCGCCCGAGCAGGCGCAGTTTTTGCAGACACGCAAGTTCCAGATCAACGAGATCGCACGCATCTTCCGCGTCCCTCCGCACATGGTGGGGGACCTGGAGAAGTCCTCGTTCAGCAACATCGAGCAGCAGTCCCTGGAGTTCGTCAAGTACACACTCGACCCGTGGGTCATCCGCTGGGAGCAGGCGCTTTCGCGAGCACTGTTGGCCTCCGATGAGAAGCAGACGCATTTCTTTCGCTTCAACGTCGAGGGTCTGCTGCGTGGCGACTACCAGAGCCGCATGGGCGGGTATGCCACCGCGCGCCAGAACGGTTGGATGAGTGCCAACGATATCCGAACGCTGGAGGACATGGACCAGATAGCCGACGAGGACGGGGGGAACCTCTACCTCATCAACGGAAACATGCTCCCCCTCTCTCGGGCAGGGGCATTCGCAGACAAGGTTACCAACACATCCCAGGAGGAGAGTAATGAAGAACAAGAAGTTCTGGCAATGGAAAAACCAGAGCGAAGACGAAGGCAGAGCGAGAATCCTTGA
- a CDS encoding terminase large subunit: MPKPKKYTPTSFMAKESTYDKTLADRAVGFIECLCHTKGVWAGKPFKLLPWQERIIRDLFGIVKTDGYRQFNTAYIEIPKKNGKSELAAAVALLLTCGDFEERAEVYGCAADRQQASIVFEVAADMVRMCPSLNRRVKILAATKRIVYLPTNSFYQVLSAEAYSKHGFNIHGVVFDELHTQPNRKLFDVMTKGSGDARAQPLFFLITTAGTDQHSICYEQHQKAKDIIEGRKHDKTFYPVIYGSEEDDDWTDTKTWKKANPSLGHTITLEKVKAACDSARQNPGEENVFRQLRLNQWVKQAVRWMPMEKWDLCNFPVDAEELEGRVCYGGLDLSSTTDITAFVLVFPPRNENDKFVILPWFWIPEDSLGLRVRRDHVPYDVWERTGHVQTTEGNVVHYGFIEAFIGELGKRYNIREIAFDRWGAVQMVQNLEGMGYTVVPFGQGFKDMSPPTKELMKLVLGRSIAHAGHPVLRWMMDNIFIRTDPAGNIKPDKQKSTEKIDGAVATIMALDRAIRCGNEVRESVYEDRGILFI; the protein is encoded by the coding sequence ATGCCGAAACCGAAGAAATACACCCCTACATCCTTCATGGCAAAGGAATCGACCTACGACAAGACCCTGGCCGACCGTGCAGTTGGGTTCATCGAATGCCTCTGCCACACCAAGGGGGTTTGGGCGGGAAAGCCCTTCAAGCTGCTTCCCTGGCAGGAGAGAATCATCCGCGACCTGTTCGGTATCGTCAAGACCGATGGATATCGGCAGTTCAACACCGCCTACATCGAGATTCCCAAGAAGAACGGCAAGAGCGAACTTGCAGCTGCGGTGGCGCTGCTGCTTACCTGCGGGGACTTCGAGGAACGCGCCGAGGTCTACGGATGCGCGGCCGACCGCCAGCAGGCCTCGATCGTCTTCGAGGTGGCAGCGGACATGGTGCGCATGTGTCCCTCGCTGAATCGACGCGTCAAGATCCTCGCCGCCACCAAGCGCATCGTGTACCTGCCGACCAACAGCTTCTACCAGGTGCTGAGCGCAGAGGCCTACTCCAAGCACGGATTCAATATCCATGGGGTGGTCTTCGACGAACTGCACACCCAGCCCAACCGCAAGCTCTTCGATGTCATGACCAAGGGCTCGGGCGATGCCAGGGCCCAGCCGCTGTTCTTTCTGATCACCACCGCAGGCACCGACCAGCACTCCATCTGCTACGAGCAGCACCAGAAGGCCAAGGACATCATCGAAGGTCGCAAACACGACAAGACCTTCTACCCGGTGATCTACGGCTCAGAAGAGGACGACGACTGGACCGATACAAAGACATGGAAGAAAGCCAACCCGTCGCTTGGGCATACCATCACCCTCGAGAAGGTGAAGGCGGCCTGTGACAGCGCAAGGCAGAACCCGGGCGAGGAGAACGTGTTTCGTCAGCTCAGGCTCAACCAATGGGTCAAGCAGGCTGTTCGCTGGATGCCGATGGAGAAATGGGACCTGTGCAACTTCCCCGTCGATGCCGAGGAGCTCGAGGGCAGGGTCTGTTACGGGGGACTGGACCTCTCAAGCACCACCGATATCACTGCGTTCGTGCTCGTATTCCCACCCAGGAATGAAAATGACAAGTTCGTGATCCTCCCCTGGTTCTGGATACCCGAGGACAGCCTGGGCCTGCGTGTGAGGCGTGATCATGTGCCCTACGACGTATGGGAACGAACCGGCCACGTACAGACCACCGAAGGCAACGTGGTCCACTACGGCTTCATCGAGGCCTTCATCGGCGAGCTCGGCAAGAGATACAACATCCGAGAGATCGCGTTCGACCGTTGGGGAGCGGTGCAGATGGTGCAGAACCTTGAGGGCATGGGCTACACGGTGGTGCCCTTCGGACAGGGATTCAAAGATATGAGCCCCCCGACCAAGGAGCTGATGAAGCTGGTATTGGGGCGGAGTATCGCACATGCAGGCCATCCGGTGCTCCGCTGGATGATGGACAACATTTTCATCCGCACCGATCCGGCTGGGAACATCAAGCCCGACAAGCAGAAGTCCACCGAGAAGATCGACGGCGCGGTTGCCACGATCATGGCACTGGACCGGGCGATCAGGTGCGGCAACGAAGTGCGCGAATCGGTCTACGAGGACCGAGGCATCCTCTTCATCTAG
- a CDS encoding DUF7678 domain-containing protein, with product MWREGTLEIGKSVFTYCIKVYGEGSEYGIDEGRISKLMLKRNGNVVCNYDRGWDIRPRDTDTRQALVSLKKTYN from the coding sequence ATGTGGAGAGAAGGAACTTTGGAGATCGGGAAGAGCGTTTTCACCTACTGTATCAAGGTGTACGGGGAGGGTTCGGAATACGGGATCGACGAGGGCAGGATCTCCAAGCTGATGCTCAAGAGGAATGGCAACGTCGTATGCAACTATGACCGCGGCTGGGACATCAGGCCACGTGACACTGATACCAGGCAGGCCCTTGTGAGCCTGAAGAAAACATACAACTGA
- a CDS encoding DUF5049 domain-containing protein, translating into MTEQIRDQILKVRDSGLTNMFNTGAVQWIASQMGLTELVDYLDGDNTREYAHFILTGEG; encoded by the coding sequence ATGACTGAGCAGATAAGGGATCAGATCCTCAAGGTACGTGACAGCGGTCTGACGAACATGTTCAACACGGGGGCGGTCCAGTGGATTGCCTCCCAGATGGGACTTACGGAACTTGTCGACTACCTTGATGGGGACAACACAAGGGAATACGCTCACTTCATACTCACAGGCGAAGGATGA
- a CDS encoding gamma-glutamylcyclotransferase family protein gives MKKVYLAYGSNLNLEQMGERCPDAAVIGTTVLHDYQLLFRGGRHTGVATIEMKRGARVPVLLWQITEKCEKALDRYEGHPHLYRKKRLMVNLDGDELVAMAYVMNEGPPLAMPDAYYYSTILDGYYDCGFDEGILKQAVMESMEAAND, from the coding sequence ATGAAGAAAGTCTATCTGGCCTATGGAAGCAATCTGAACCTCGAACAGATGGGAGAGCGATGCCCCGATGCCGCAGTCATCGGAACAACAGTACTGCATGATTATCAGCTGTTGTTTCGGGGAGGCCGACATACTGGCGTGGCCACCATCGAAATGAAACGAGGAGCAAGGGTTCCGGTGCTGCTTTGGCAGATCACCGAGAAGTGCGAGAAGGCCTTGGACCGCTACGAAGGGCACCCCCACCTGTACCGTAAAAAGCGCTTGATGGTGAACCTTGACGGGGATGAGTTGGTGGCGATGGCCTACGTCATGAACGAAGGACCTCCGCTGGCGATGCCGGATGCATACTATTACTCGACCATCCTTGACGGTTACTACGACTGTGGCTTCGATGAAGGTATCCTCAAGCAGGCGGTTATGGAATCGATGGAGGCCGCCAATGACTGA
- a CDS encoding amidoligase family protein: MEKTTRFGIEIEMSGITRKDAALAAQTVLGGELLYGGSYYDTYELKTFDGRTWKFTYDGSIRCETKTRGIKESASRLYSVELVSPILTYEADIENLQEVIRALRKAGAFTNSSCGIHIHLDGQPHTPRSIRNFVNIIYARNDLFYKALGIEASRARYCKRMDEHLVATMNRAKPTTFAKIESIWYEGYRGNRDAHYHESRYHFLNLHSFFHGHKTVELRGFNSTLHAGEVRSYIVLALALNSQALTQSSASTKKPQAENEKFAMRTYLNRIGFIGDEFKACREHLTKRLTGSAAWRRRVAA, from the coding sequence ATGGAAAAGACAACACGGTTCGGAATCGAGATAGAGATGTCAGGCATCACCCGCAAGGACGCAGCCCTGGCTGCCCAGACGGTCCTCGGTGGAGAGCTGCTCTACGGTGGTTCCTACTACGACACCTACGAACTGAAGACCTTCGATGGCCGCACATGGAAGTTCACCTATGACGGATCCATTCGATGCGAAACCAAGACTCGAGGGATCAAAGAGAGTGCATCACGCCTGTATAGCGTCGAGTTGGTCAGCCCGATCCTCACCTACGAAGCTGACATCGAGAACCTGCAGGAGGTCATCAGGGCACTGCGCAAGGCCGGGGCCTTCACCAACAGCTCCTGCGGCATCCACATCCACCTTGATGGCCAGCCGCACACACCACGCTCGATCAGAAACTTTGTGAACATCATCTACGCCCGAAACGACCTGTTCTACAAGGCCCTCGGCATAGAGGCTTCACGGGCACGGTACTGCAAGAGGATGGACGAGCACCTTGTGGCGACCATGAACCGAGCCAAGCCGACCACCTTCGCCAAGATCGAGAGCATCTGGTACGAAGGCTACCGGGGAAACCGGGACGCACACTACCACGAAAGCCGCTACCATTTCTTGAACCTGCACTCTTTCTTCCACGGCCACAAAACTGTCGAGCTACGCGGTTTCAACAGCACTCTGCACGCCGGGGAGGTCAGAAGCTACATAGTCCTCGCCCTCGCGCTGAACAGCCAAGCGCTCACACAAAGCTCGGCGAGCACCAAGAAGCCCCAGGCCGAGAACGAGAAGTTCGCGATGCGCACCTACCTCAACCGCATCGGCTTCATCGGCGACGAGTTCAAAGCCTGCCGGGAGCACCTGACCAAGCGCCTCACCGGATCCGCCGCATGGAGACGGCGGGTTGCCGCCTGA